A stretch of Candidatus Bathyarchaeota archaeon DNA encodes these proteins:
- a CDS encoding Xaa-Pro peptidase family protein — protein sequence MVKLRISRSEYRRRISDIRKVMEERGLDALLLTRGKSMFYLSHFSHITTERPAILLVPPDGDLVFLGPLLEADHLGHQTDLIGEVRTYLDYPGDVHPIDKFSEWLIDLGYGKSKIGTDNPAGAAGIMGYTGPPLPEKMPDAEFERAGDILWEMRLRKSEEEVALIRESAKWGNLAHQFLQDYSSPGRWDVEVSLMASMEASSIMKKTLGSEYETLTRRSPASAGFRGQVGWKSAMPHSIGTPKMIEKGDVLVTGAGSDVGGYCSELERTMIVGEPTPKMKNYFRVMMESQDAAIEALGPGVKCSEVDKASGNVIRDAGYTALMRHHTGHGIGLEGHEPPWLDIGNDSELQPGMVVSIEPGIYELGYAGFRHSDTAVITEDGCELLTYYPRDIESLTIQ from the coding sequence ATGGTAAAGCTCAGAATAAGCCGGAGCGAGTACCGCAGGAGGATTTCAGATATAAGGAAAGTCATGGAGGAGAGGGGACTCGATGCTCTCCTTCTCACTAGAGGGAAGAGCATGTTCTATCTCTCCCACTTTAGCCACATAACCACGGAGAGGCCGGCAATTTTACTGGTTCCTCCTGACGGGGACCTGGTCTTCCTTGGGCCACTCCTAGAGGCGGATCACCTAGGGCATCAGACAGACCTCATAGGGGAAGTTAGGACCTATCTTGATTACCCCGGGGATGTACACCCAATCGATAAGTTCTCCGAGTGGCTTATTGACCTCGGCTACGGGAAGTCCAAGATTGGCACCGACAACCCAGCTGGGGCGGCGGGGATTATGGGATATACGGGTCCTCCTCTTCCCGAGAAGATGCCGGACGCCGAGTTTGAGAGGGCGGGGGACATTCTCTGGGAAATGAGGCTCCGCAAGTCTGAGGAGGAGGTTGCCCTCATAAGGGAGAGTGCGAAATGGGGAAACCTCGCGCATCAGTTCCTCCAGGACTATTCCTCTCCAGGTAGGTGGGACGTCGAAGTGAGTCTCATGGCCAGTATGGAAGCATCATCAATCATGAAAAAGACGCTGGGATCCGAGTACGAGACTCTAACAAGGAGGTCCCCTGCGTCAGCCGGTTTCCGTGGTCAGGTGGGGTGGAAATCCGCTATGCCTCATAGTATAGGGACTCCTAAGATGATTGAGAAGGGGGATGTCCTGGTAACTGGAGCCGGCTCTGATGTTGGGGGCTATTGCAGTGAGTTAGAGCGGACTATGATTGTGGGGGAGCCCACCCCCAAGATGAAGAACTACTTTAGGGTAATGATGGAATCTCAAGACGCTGCTATCGAGGCCCTTGGGCCTGGGGTGAAGTGCAGCGAGGTGGATAAGGCGTCCGGAAATGTAATCCGGGACGCCGGATACACCGCCCTCATGAGACATCACACCGGCCATGGCATTGGCCTCGAAGGGCACGAGCCCCCCTGGCTTGACATTGGAAACGACTCCGAGCTGCAGCCGGGGATGGTGGTGAGCATCGAGCCTGGAATTTATGAACTGGGATATGCCGGCTTCCGTCACTCCGACACCGCTGTCATCACTGAGGATGGATGCGAGCTGTTAACCTATTATCCGAGGGACATTGAGTCTCTTACTATCCAATAA
- a CDS encoding Nre family DNA repair protein, whose product MGKKITKRVQKPKNVWIREMFSGDPRMGSGLDYTNDYLKMQAPSGSICAVCKGSKLLCGKTSCPVVARAASHFNIWRSIKGTEISGSSPPSVFVGRFGYPYVNIGPLAPNRYGDTSILDSPEQWMGRTIDEIIDYRSQLIRGMTRVNVRKPEKAGRIMDRTRELSLAEHYVETEMKLKKRPRRSFRVDADVQPIGPTAPLERIEIGYIRWNREMEKAHYDTDFKAAPATKALYQEGVPVTQIMKAFSMGSFGVEKNRRLVPTRWSITAVDDILGKDMARQTKHFPLINNYEIYESDYMGNRFEVLLVPDAWGYEAYEAWYPGTVWNPSTSHVAIITDWEGYNGRSKYASMGGCYYSGRLAVMEHLMKERRQARVFIIREAYPDYILPVGVWQVRENVRNAMRQPPMVYATLDEAMARLQSRLSIPLEQWMDAGFLLRQTISQRKITEYF is encoded by the coding sequence TTGGGTAAGAAGATCACGAAGCGGGTTCAGAAGCCCAAGAACGTCTGGATCCGGGAAATGTTCTCAGGGGACCCTAGGATGGGGTCTGGTCTAGACTACACCAACGATTATCTGAAGATGCAGGCGCCCTCGGGGAGCATATGCGCTGTCTGCAAGGGCTCCAAGCTCCTCTGCGGTAAGACGAGCTGCCCCGTGGTGGCCCGGGCCGCCTCCCACTTCAACATCTGGAGAAGCATCAAAGGCACAGAGATCAGCGGCTCATCCCCCCCCAGCGTCTTCGTGGGCCGCTTCGGCTACCCCTACGTCAACATCGGCCCACTAGCACCCAACCGTTACGGGGACACGTCCATTCTCGACTCCCCGGAACAGTGGATGGGACGAACCATCGACGAGATCATAGACTACCGGAGCCAACTCATCAGGGGGATGACCAGGGTCAACGTCCGGAAGCCCGAGAAAGCGGGGCGCATCATGGACAGAACCCGGGAGCTCAGCCTCGCAGAGCACTACGTCGAGACAGAGATGAAGCTCAAGAAGAGGCCCCGTAGGAGCTTCAGGGTCGACGCCGACGTTCAGCCCATTGGACCCACTGCCCCATTGGAGCGGATAGAGATTGGGTACATCCGGTGGAACAGGGAGATGGAGAAGGCTCACTACGACACCGATTTCAAGGCGGCTCCTGCCACAAAGGCGCTCTACCAGGAGGGTGTCCCGGTGACCCAGATCATGAAGGCGTTCAGCATGGGGAGCTTCGGGGTCGAGAAGAATAGGCGCCTCGTCCCCACTCGGTGGAGTATCACCGCGGTCGACGACATCCTAGGGAAGGACATGGCCCGGCAGACCAAGCACTTCCCCCTAATCAACAACTACGAGATCTACGAGTCCGACTATATGGGGAACAGGTTCGAGGTCCTCCTCGTCCCCGACGCCTGGGGCTACGAGGCCTACGAGGCGTGGTACCCAGGAACAGTCTGGAACCCGAGTACGAGTCACGTCGCGATCATCACAGATTGGGAGGGCTACAACGGCCGGAGCAAGTACGCATCCATGGGGGGCTGCTACTACTCGGGGAGGCTCGCCGTGATGGAGCACCTCATGAAGGAGAGGCGCCAAGCCCGGGTATTCATCATCCGAGAGGCCTATCCTGACTACATCCTCCCGGTTGGGGTCTGGCAGGTAAGGGAGAACGTCAGGAACGCAATGAGGCAGCCCCCAATGGTCTACGCCACCTTGGATGAGGCCATGGCGAGGCTCCAGAGCAGGCTCAGCATCCCATTGGAGCAGTGGATGGATGCCGGTTTCCTCCTAAGGCAGACCATCTCCCAGAGGAAGATCACCGAATACTTCTGA
- the purS gene encoding phosphoribosylformylglycinamidine synthase subunit PurS, with the protein MKFNAKVYVSLKKGYSDPEGETAANSLRGLGYNVDDVRASKAYEVSFRADDRKSAKAVLDEMCRRLLTNPTKDDYSFEISEA; encoded by the coding sequence ATGAAGTTCAACGCAAAGGTCTACGTCAGCCTCAAGAAGGGATACTCCGATCCTGAGGGAGAGACAGCCGCCAACTCCCTCAGGGGGCTCGGGTATAATGTCGACGATGTCCGGGCCAGCAAGGCCTATGAGGTCTCGTTCCGGGCTGATGACAGAAAGTCCGCCAAGGCGGTCCTCGACGAAATGTGCCGGAGGCTCCTCACCAACCCCACGAAGGACGACTACAGCTTCGAGATCAGTGAAGCCTGA
- the purL gene encoding phosphoribosylformylglycinamidine synthase subunit PurL, translating to MARITRSPHPFEHHDVDLLNASDDDLREIASTLGLGLSIDELRHIRDGYVVRERKATDLELQTYDQTWSEHCSHKTFAGIIHTPEGTVDGLLKTYFRSLIDELEPEWCYSVFEDNAGIVDLTDEVGIAIKVETHNHPSAIEPFGGAATGLGGVIRDILGVWANPIACTDVLCFGPLNYPYEKLPEGVKHPRYIFGGVVDGIGSYGNSIGIPTVNGATIFHENYTGNVVVYAGCVGVIPKDQYIRAVKPGDSVLLVGGRTGRDGIHGVTFASAELTEESEEVSRPAVQIANPIEEEKIKRALKEVSDRKLGSGITDIGGGGLSCGVCETAETYGLGVEAHLDRVPLKATDMAPWEIWVSESQERMLLAVPTGNIDEVVSIFHDEQVETTVLGTYNETGQADIYYHGVKVAEMELGPLFNPPKLERTTNWAPPMLEEPEIPEPDDLGSILLSLLVSYNIASKEKVVRRYDQEVKGQTVVKPLQGWNAGPSDAAVLKPLDDNWRGIAISSGINPRYGLIDPYWMAASVIDEAVRNNVSVGGRRIALLDNFTWGNPEYEDRLGGLVLASRACHDVGKAYGTPFVSGKDSLYNESPLGPVTPTLLITALGIVPDIRKAVTMDLKEAGNALYIIGTTKPELGGSEYYALHGKLGASVPKLEPKKNIIAYARLNEAMDRGIVRACHDLSEGGLGVSAAEMAFTGDLGIDIDLSKVPLSKDMRDDFALYSESNGRLLVEVPEKDCGEFESIMNDSVFARIGNVKEEKTLRLAKKGEPIIELPLKTLIRAWKTPLEDPR from the coding sequence ATGGCCCGCATCACTAGAAGCCCTCATCCCTTCGAGCACCATGATGTCGATCTCCTCAACGCGAGCGACGACGACCTCCGAGAGATAGCCTCCACCCTAGGTCTCGGCCTCAGCATCGATGAACTCCGCCACATCCGGGACGGCTACGTGGTGAGGGAGAGGAAGGCGACGGACCTGGAGCTCCAGACATATGACCAGACCTGGAGCGAGCACTGCAGCCATAAGACCTTCGCGGGGATCATCCACACCCCCGAGGGCACCGTAGACGGCCTCCTCAAGACCTACTTCAGGAGCCTCATCGACGAGCTGGAGCCGGAGTGGTGCTACAGCGTCTTCGAGGACAACGCAGGAATCGTAGACCTCACCGACGAGGTGGGGATCGCCATCAAGGTGGAGACTCACAACCACCCTTCCGCCATAGAGCCTTTCGGAGGAGCAGCCACCGGCCTAGGCGGGGTCATCAGGGACATCTTAGGCGTCTGGGCGAACCCCATCGCATGCACAGACGTCCTCTGCTTCGGGCCTCTGAACTATCCATATGAGAAACTCCCCGAGGGGGTGAAGCATCCCCGATACATCTTTGGCGGAGTCGTGGACGGCATCGGGAGCTACGGGAACAGCATCGGGATACCCACGGTGAACGGGGCCACCATATTCCATGAGAACTACACTGGGAACGTGGTGGTCTACGCCGGCTGCGTCGGGGTCATCCCAAAAGATCAATACATCAGAGCGGTGAAGCCCGGGGACAGCGTGCTCCTAGTCGGGGGTAGGACGGGCCGGGATGGAATCCACGGGGTTACATTCGCCTCCGCGGAGCTCACCGAGGAGTCCGAGGAGGTCTCCCGGCCAGCGGTTCAGATCGCGAATCCCATCGAGGAGGAGAAGATCAAGAGAGCCCTCAAGGAGGTTAGCGACCGCAAACTCGGCTCTGGCATCACCGACATCGGCGGCGGAGGCCTCAGCTGCGGAGTCTGCGAGACCGCAGAAACATACGGACTAGGGGTCGAGGCCCACCTGGACAGGGTGCCCCTCAAGGCTACAGACATGGCCCCCTGGGAGATATGGGTCTCCGAGAGCCAGGAGAGGATGCTCCTCGCCGTCCCTACGGGGAACATCGACGAGGTAGTATCCATATTTCACGATGAACAGGTGGAGACCACAGTCCTGGGCACATACAACGAGACTGGACAGGCGGACATTTACTATCATGGGGTTAAAGTCGCCGAGATGGAGCTGGGACCTCTTTTTAACCCTCCCAAGCTCGAACGCACCACGAACTGGGCGCCACCCATGCTCGAGGAACCCGAGATTCCTGAGCCAGACGACCTAGGCTCCATCCTACTGAGCCTTCTGGTATCGTATAACATCGCGAGCAAGGAGAAGGTGGTCCGCCGCTACGACCAAGAGGTGAAAGGCCAGACAGTGGTGAAGCCTCTCCAGGGCTGGAACGCAGGCCCCAGCGACGCCGCTGTCCTCAAGCCCCTCGACGACAACTGGAGGGGCATCGCGATCAGCAGCGGCATCAACCCTCGGTACGGGCTCATAGACCCCTACTGGATGGCGGCATCAGTCATCGACGAGGCGGTCAGGAACAACGTCTCAGTGGGGGGGCGCAGGATCGCCCTCTTGGACAACTTTACATGGGGAAACCCAGAATACGAGGACCGCCTCGGGGGACTGGTTCTCGCCTCCCGGGCCTGCCACGACGTGGGGAAGGCTTACGGGACCCCCTTCGTCTCGGGGAAGGACAGCCTCTACAACGAGTCCCCCCTAGGTCCGGTAACCCCGACCCTCCTCATCACGGCCTTAGGGATCGTCCCGGATATCCGGAAGGCTGTGACAATGGACCTTAAGGAGGCGGGAAACGCCCTCTACATCATCGGAACCACCAAACCCGAGCTGGGAGGCTCAGAGTACTACGCACTCCACGGAAAGCTGGGAGCATCCGTACCCAAACTAGAGCCCAAGAAGAATATCATAGCCTACGCCCGCCTGAACGAGGCGATGGACAGGGGCATCGTGAGGGCCTGCCACGACCTCTCCGAAGGGGGGCTGGGGGTCTCCGCCGCCGAGATGGCTTTCACGGGAGACCTGGGCATAGACATAGACCTTTCCAAAGTACCATTGTCTAAGGATATGAGGGACGACTTTGCGCTCTACTCCGAGTCCAACGGGAGGCTTCTGGTGGAGGTGCCGGAGAAGGATTGCGGAGAGTTCGAATCCATCATGAATGACTCGGTCTTCGCCCGAATCGGTAATGTGAAGGAGGAGAAAACGCTGAGACTTGCAAAAAAAGGGGAGCCCATCATCGAGCTGCCGCTCAAGACGCTTATCCGGGCATGGAAGACCCCCCTGGAGGACCCGAGATGA
- the purQ gene encoding phosphoribosylformylglycinamidine synthase I, with the protein MEDPPGGPEMRREEIDVLLMRAPGTNCDLETLRAFRDLGVRAHLVHSQKVFKKKNLLDYNVLVFPGGFSYGDYVRSGAIWAKEMESHIGREMVEYVDTGRPVIGICNGFQVLVETGFLPGFEGRSPEPQVALANSSHGYQNRWIRIKNIGKGNCEMLQGVPEGQVIACPIAHGEGRFIMPQDKTEEWLERLYDQNQLVFRYVKGDGSYPEGAWPENPNGAYHDIAGICNPEGNVLGLMPHPERSYFGYLMPEWTKKGCPDEYGDGRIFFESIVRYVEAKF; encoded by the coding sequence ATGGAAGACCCCCCTGGAGGACCCGAGATGAGGCGGGAAGAGATCGACGTCCTCCTCATGAGGGCGCCGGGAACCAACTGCGACCTCGAAACCTTGAGAGCCTTCAGAGACCTTGGGGTCCGGGCCCACCTCGTCCACAGTCAGAAGGTCTTCAAGAAAAAGAACCTCCTCGACTACAACGTCCTCGTTTTCCCCGGGGGATTCAGCTACGGCGACTACGTCCGGAGCGGCGCCATCTGGGCCAAAGAGATGGAGTCCCACATCGGAAGGGAGATGGTGGAATACGTGGACACGGGACGCCCCGTCATCGGCATCTGCAACGGCTTCCAGGTCCTAGTGGAGACAGGGTTCCTCCCCGGCTTCGAGGGACGGAGCCCCGAGCCCCAGGTCGCCCTCGCGAACAGCAGCCACGGCTACCAGAACCGCTGGATCAGGATTAAGAACATCGGGAAGGGGAACTGCGAGATGCTCCAGGGCGTCCCAGAGGGTCAGGTCATCGCGTGCCCCATCGCCCACGGAGAGGGACGTTTCATCATGCCCCAGGACAAGACCGAGGAATGGCTGGAGAGACTCTACGACCAGAACCAGCTTGTCTTCAGATACGTCAAGGGGGACGGCTCCTACCCCGAGGGCGCCTGGCCCGAGAACCCCAACGGAGCCTACCACGACATTGCGGGCATCTGCAACCCCGAGGGGAACGTTCTGGGGCTTATGCCACATCCGGAGAGGTCCTACTTCGGCTACTTGATGCCCGAGTGGACCAAGAAGGGGTGTCCCGACGAGTACGGGGATGGCAGGATCTTCTTCGAGTCCATCGTCCGGTACGTGGAGGCTAAGTTCTAG
- a CDS encoding 30S ribosomal protein S26e: MPKKRTSGGRSKGSKGRSGTVQCSLCGAQVPKDKAKRLTKYTSLVEPRLLKELRASGTQIASYRSTKHYCISCAVHRGVVKIRNKNERKTVPRRAGRRRRKY, from the coding sequence ATGCCCAAGAAGAGAACTAGTGGTGGACGCTCAAAGGGCAGCAAGGGTCGATCAGGCACGGTACAGTGCAGTCTCTGCGGGGCCCAAGTCCCTAAGGACAAGGCGAAAAGGCTGACAAAGTACACATCCCTAGTTGAGCCGAGGCTACTCAAAGAACTCAGGGCCAGTGGAACCCAGATCGCCAGCTATAGGTCCACAAAGCACTATTGCATCAGCTGTGCAGTTCACAGGGGGGTAGTGAAGATCAGAAACAAGAACGAGAGAAAAACGGTCCCTCGACGGGCTGGAAGAAGAAGAAGAAAATACTAA
- a CDS encoding CDP-alcohol phosphatidyltransferase family protein yields the protein METAKILDGFWQKFTADRIIPRDLSFTRPDKEALALVSSRLKKKFEEIVGLGVGPLASIGVTPNALTVMGLLASTASAWAYLHWRIDRIYFIVAASFILLSGILDAFDGILARKTGKVTKSGGFFDSVADRYSDAVVLGAIVISGLCDPIWGVSALIGSLMVSYVRARSEAVGVAMIAVGFAERAERMLLLVVATLGAYYQIEFIGYGIIILAMIANLTVVQRVAYFMNEVKTS from the coding sequence ATGGAAACAGCAAAAATCCTAGATGGTTTCTGGCAAAAGTTCACGGCAGATAGGATAATACCACGAGACTTAAGCTTTACACGCCCAGATAAGGAGGCGTTAGCCTTGGTTTCCAGTAGGCTTAAGAAAAAGTTTGAGGAGATAGTAGGCCTGGGGGTAGGTCCACTAGCCTCAATAGGTGTGACTCCCAATGCCCTTACGGTTATGGGCCTACTAGCTTCAACGGCATCAGCTTGGGCATATCTCCACTGGAGAATAGATCGGATTTACTTTATTGTTGCGGCTTCTTTCATTCTCCTCTCCGGGATACTGGACGCTTTCGATGGCATCCTAGCCAGAAAAACCGGGAAAGTCACTAAATCCGGTGGGTTCTTCGACTCCGTGGCTGACAGATACTCTGACGCAGTAGTCCTTGGAGCAATCGTCATCTCGGGGCTCTGCGATCCCATATGGGGGGTATCTGCCCTCATCGGCTCCCTTATGGTCAGTTACGTAAGGGCTCGGTCCGAGGCTGTAGGAGTCGCTATGATCGCTGTGGGTTTTGCCGAGAGGGCTGAAAGGATGCTCCTTCTTGTAGTCGCGACTCTAGGCGCCTATTATCAAATTGAATTTATTGGCTACGGGATAATTATTCTAGCTATGATTGCTAACTTGACTGTTGTCCAGAGGGTAGCTTACTTTATGAACGAAGTAAAAACAAGTTAG
- the purE gene encoding 5-(carboxyamino)imidazole ribonucleotide mutase translates to MSRIALIIGSTSDKEIGDKAEAILKEFEIEYDYQVYSAHRNPKALQEYIVASDASIYIAVAGLSAALPGFIAAHTLKPVIGVPKDAKLGGIDSLLSIAQMPPGVPVATVGIDNSRNGALLAIEILALSDEGLREKLVEYHRKRAART, encoded by the coding sequence ATGTCCAGGATCGCGCTGATTATAGGTAGCACATCCGACAAAGAGATAGGAGACAAGGCAGAAGCCATCTTAAAAGAGTTCGAGATCGAATATGACTATCAGGTCTACTCGGCACATAGGAACCCCAAGGCCCTCCAGGAGTACATCGTAGCGTCGGACGCGTCAATCTACATCGCCGTCGCGGGGCTCTCCGCGGCCCTCCCCGGTTTCATCGCTGCCCACACTCTGAAGCCCGTCATCGGGGTCCCCAAGGACGCTAAGCTCGGTGGAATCGATTCCCTGCTCTCCATCGCCCAGATGCCCCCCGGAGTCCCTGTGGCCACCGTTGGGATCGACAACTCCAGGAACGGAGCGCTGCTCGCTATAGAGATTCTAGCCCTATCCGATGAAGGTCTGAGAGAAAAATTGGTCGAGTATCACCGGAAGAGGGCGGCTAGAACTTAG
- a CDS encoding phosphoribosylaminoimidazolesuccinocarboxamide synthase gives MKNDGNPKMGSYMVPDPLSDGMVEVLGASEVYGDANPPRKGKVRDVYDLGEELLIVTSDRISSFDVVFPNLIPHKGRSLHALSVFWFKKTEKVFPNHFKEMVDDRSMRVTKAERIDVEWVCRAYLYGSAWRAYRNGARTVSGIDLPDGLVMAEELPEVIITPTTKSDVGHDMEISREKAIEQSLITRDEWDHLEEATHNLFTYYRETAKSRGFIIPDFKLEFGRLDGGLIQIDEPPTHDSARYWAEAFYEPGKGQEATCLDKEFLRECLRRIGYIGDGPPPVIPEPVIREVSKRCIASHRIITGQVTLKDLDLKTVDEVMKELET, from the coding sequence ATGAAGAACGACGGAAACCCAAAGATGGGTTCATACATGGTCCCGGACCCTCTGAGCGATGGCATGGTTGAAGTACTTGGGGCTTCGGAGGTCTATGGGGACGCGAACCCACCTAGGAAAGGAAAGGTTAGGGACGTTTATGATCTAGGAGAGGAGCTACTCATCGTCACCAGCGACCGGATCTCATCCTTTGACGTCGTCTTTCCCAATCTCATACCCCACAAGGGGAGGAGTCTCCACGCACTAAGTGTTTTCTGGTTCAAGAAAACGGAAAAAGTCTTTCCCAACCACTTCAAGGAGATGGTGGACGACCGCAGCATGCGGGTAACCAAAGCGGAGCGCATAGATGTCGAGTGGGTCTGCAGGGCATATCTTTACGGTTCGGCCTGGAGGGCCTATAGGAACGGGGCTAGGACGGTTAGTGGCATAGACCTCCCAGACGGCCTCGTGATGGCAGAAGAGCTCCCAGAGGTCATTATAACCCCCACCACCAAGAGCGATGTAGGCCACGACATGGAGATTAGTAGAGAAAAGGCCATCGAACAGAGTCTCATCACCCGGGATGAGTGGGATCATCTTGAGGAGGCCACCCATAACCTCTTCACCTATTACAGGGAGACTGCAAAGAGCAGGGGATTTATCATCCCGGATTTCAAGCTCGAATTCGGCCGGCTTGACGGAGGTTTAATCCAGATCGATGAGCCCCCCACCCATGATTCTGCCAGATACTGGGCTGAGGCGTTCTACGAGCCCGGGAAAGGCCAGGAGGCAACATGCCTAGACAAAGAGTTCCTCCGCGAGTGTCTCAGACGGATCGGATACATAGGGGATGGGCCACCCCCCGTCATACCTGAACCTGTGATCCGGGAGGTCTCAAAGCGGTGCATCGCCTCTCATAGAATAATCACCGGCCAGGTTACTCTCAAAGACTTAGACCTGAAGACTGTGGACGAGGTAATGAAGGAGCTGGAAACCTGA
- a CDS encoding Hsp20/alpha crystallin family protein, which yields MSNWDDWFKRLRERKGLFFPEIDKIIDDMEKAMAESFRDMEGEMPRNMVRVRRLPDGSVHREYGPFVYGYSVKIGPNGKPIIREFGNMKPTQGGKEGPALSLQDQREPLVDIIDEGDQIRVLAELPGVDKDAIHLYVEEHTLTIKVESLERRYYKELSLPSEVVGSSSKSTYRNGVLETILKKRKQRDRGTRITIK from the coding sequence ATGTCTAATTGGGATGATTGGTTCAAGAGGCTCAGAGAGCGGAAGGGATTGTTCTTCCCAGAGATCGATAAGATAATTGATGATATGGAAAAGGCGATGGCTGAGTCATTTAGAGACATGGAAGGCGAGATGCCCCGGAACATGGTCAGGGTGAGGCGCCTACCTGACGGATCGGTACACAGAGAGTACGGCCCTTTCGTCTACGGCTACTCCGTCAAGATAGGGCCAAACGGTAAGCCTATCATCAGGGAGTTTGGGAATATGAAGCCAACCCAGGGGGGCAAGGAGGGGCCCGCACTCAGTCTTCAGGATCAGAGAGAGCCACTCGTGGATATCATCGATGAAGGGGATCAGATCAGGGTGCTCGCAGAGCTTCCGGGCGTGGACAAGGATGCCATCCACCTCTACGTCGAAGAGCACACCCTCACCATAAAAGTGGAGTCTCTAGAGCGGAGGTACTATAAGGAGCTATCACTCCCCAGCGAGGTCGTAGGTTCCTCCTCAAAATCCACCTACAGGAATGGGGTCTTGGAGACGATTCTTAAAAAGAGAAAGCAGAGAGACCGAGGCACCCGCATCACTATCAAGTAA
- a CDS encoding M48 family metalloprotease codes for MWRLKAKLRPVIVFHFVIHFAFIFFLSWVLLSLLLRFDPVTIIAVGFLLTITSLFMEVMIGSSQVVNHLDPRWLSEASDPVIWALVHGEASRAGIKITKIGVINSESPNALIAASFRGEPILLLTKGLMQRLSYREMRAVISYMIGTSMSGFLVAATMFAGILILSYRLTSRYIESRMGNPREQFVDKVMAAIGYIPFALTVSQYVTATHSASSFGDRYAVDQTRDPSAYIMALIKVANDTASQSDRDNRTLFTPVKGLMFMDPTLAIRDYPVLLKAARSQGIRLEMIPGHSPETLESSEVEYHVFEWFWSQPGPLERFRGAIRAGKKIEYPLKIGLAWIE; via the coding sequence ATGTGGAGACTCAAAGCCAAGCTCCGCCCGGTCATAGTCTTTCACTTTGTGATCCATTTCGCGTTCATTTTCTTCCTCTCATGGGTCCTCCTGTCACTACTGCTAAGATTTGACCCTGTCACCATAATAGCAGTGGGATTCCTGCTAACGATCACATCTCTCTTCATGGAGGTGATGATAGGCTCCAGCCAGGTCGTCAACCATCTGGACCCCCGATGGCTCAGTGAGGCATCCGACCCCGTCATCTGGGCTCTGGTCCATGGGGAGGCCAGCAGGGCTGGGATCAAGATTACGAAGATTGGAGTCATCAATTCAGAGTCCCCAAATGCGTTGATAGCGGCCTCATTTAGGGGGGAGCCTATACTCCTCCTCACTAAGGGCCTGATGCAAAGACTCAGTTACCGTGAGATGAGAGCGGTGATATCCTATATGATAGGGACCTCGATGTCAGGTTTCCTAGTTGCTGCAACAATGTTTGCTGGGATCCTCATTCTCTCATACAGGTTAACGAGCAGATACATCGAGAGCAGAATGGGCAACCCCAGGGAGCAATTCGTCGACAAAGTCATGGCTGCAATCGGATACATCCCATTCGCCCTTACTGTGTCCCAATACGTTACCGCGACGCATTCTGCTTCCTCCTTTGGCGACAGGTATGCTGTCGACCAAACAAGAGATCCATCGGCTTACATTATGGCTCTCATAAAGGTCGCGAACGACACGGCATCTCAATCCGATAGGGACAACAGAACCTTGTTCACCCCCGTCAAGGGACTAATGTTCATGGATCCCACCCTGGCTATACGAGACTATCCTGTCCTTTTGAAGGCAGCAAGGAGCCAAGGCATCAGATTAGAGATGATTCCAGGACACAGTCCTGAAACATTAGAATCATCAGAGGTGGAGTATCATGTCTTCGAGTGGTTCTGGAGTCAGCCCGGCCCCTTAGAAAGGTTCAGAGGGGCAATCAGAGCCGGAAAGAAAATTGAATATCCGTTAAAGATAGGTCTTGCCTGGATAGAATAG